Genomic window (Microcoleus sp. FACHB-831):
TTTGCTATCTCTGCGGTTAATTACTTGTCATTTAGGTAATGGTTGTTCTCTAGCAGCGATTCGTAACGGTCGTAGTGTTGACACGACGATGGGGTTTACACCATTAGAAGGATTAATGATGGGTAGTCGCTCAGGATCTGTTGATCCTGGCATTTTGATTTATTTACTACGACAGTATAATTACTCGGCTGACAAACTAGATGAACTGCTTAATAAAGAATCTGGGTTGCAGGGAGTATCTGGTGTGTCGAGCGATCTACGGCAGATTCTAGAAGCCATCGCCTCTGGCAACCACAGAGCGCAACTAGCGGTAGATATCTACCTACATCGCCTGCGGTCTGGTATTGGTGCTATGCTCGCTAATTTGGGAGGGCTAGATGCTCTAGTTTTTACAGCAGGAGTGGGTGAAAATGCGGCATTAATTCGGGAAGCTGCTTGTACTGCCTTTGAATTTTTGGGGCTGAAACTCGATCCACAAAAAAATACTCCATCACCATTTGATCGGGAAATTACAACGCCTGATTCAGCAGTACGGGTTTTGGTCATTCATACTCAAGAAGATTGGGCGATCGCGTGCGAGTGCTGGCAACTTCTTTGAAAAACTGGTGTAGACGTTGCAAATCGAAGGGATGATGCAGATTTTGCTGTTAGCAGACCAAGGTTATCCAAATGAAGCGATCGCATTGATGTTAATGATAGTAAATCAACAGTATATACAACTTTTGATCCAAGTGAAGCTAGAAGAATTATTAATCGTTTAAAGTTTCATTACACTCCAAAGCATGGTAATTGGATTGTATCAATATAGCGTTGTTGGTTAAATGAGGTATACGCTAAAGTTTTAAATGCTTTACTGGCCTAAATCTTGGTGTATTTAACTTGTGTGAGAACCGCTAGATATGAGCAATTAATTTCTAAAATTAAGCGATCTAATTCGTTTTGGCGGCCAGTAAATTTTATAAGCTTTGCCTACAATATTCTGACTGGGGAGAAATCCCCAAACATGGGAATCTAAGCTGTTGTTGCGGTTGTCTCCCATAACAAAATACGATGAACCTGGTACGGCTTCCTCTTCCCATTGATAAGCTGGGGGTTCGGCAATATAATGTTCGCGGAGGGGTTGGTCATTGATATAAACGACACCGTTGCTAACTCGCACAAATTGACCAGGTTCGCCTATTACCCGCTTGATAAAAAAATGTTTGGTTTGATTAGTTACATCCTTATCTAAAATTTGAGCGGCTAAGGGTTCTTCAAATACAATTAAATCGCCTCGCTTTGGTAGGTAATAATTTGATTTCCTAACTAATATTTTGTCTCCTACCTGGAGGGTAGGCTGCATTGAGTTACTGGGAATTGAAAAAATATCAATTTGTCGTGAAAGCCAACTAGGAAAATAACTAATAGTTAGTCTAAAGGCCAGCGTTAATCCAACAATAATTAGGATAATATGCTGCTTGGAAATGGTGTGTTGTCGCGGAAAAGTAATATAGGCATGGTAACAAGCGATCGCGGCGATCGCTGCTGCAAATATAAGTAGTTGCGAAAACGTAGCGGCGACGGAAAAACACAATGTTGTTAAAAATAAAAAAATTGCACCGCTAACAATTTTTTTAATATAAAGTTGGCCTAAACCTGGCAGAATAAACGATAACAAAACTGCAAACCAAGGATCTTTGTTGATGACAGGGATAAGTTCGCGTTGGCTTTGCTCTATGCGTTTATTTACACAGTCGCGGGCATCAAATAAACTGAAAAGATAAATAAATAAAATAGGCAATAAACAGACGCCACCGACAACAGTGTTACCAGTAGCACTGAATAACGACCAGGCAGCGATCGCAATCATTACCGCCTGCATCAACATTAAAAACATTCCTCTTAACCTCTCTCCGGCATATATTTGACCGATGCCAGGAAAAAATAGCGAGAGATTTACAGCCAACCAGGGTTCTTTAGGCATCATCAACATTTAAGTAGATGGCAAATGTGGCAAGGCAAGGCAAAACCCAGAGTGTTGCTTTTTGTGTTTTACCTTCTACCTTCTACCTTACACAATGCCCTATGCCCTATGCCCCATTTCCCATTGCCTATTACAAGTTTTATTAACCCTAGCTGCGGCGGTGGACTAGAGTGGCAGTTGCTTGGTCTGTGGGCACTAATAGAATTTCGCTGATATTGACGTGGGCTGGTCGAGTAACGCAGAAGAACACCACATCAGCAATATCTTCTGGTGTCAAAGGCGTCAAACCCTGATAAACCTTATTAGCGCGATCGCTATCGCCGTGAAACCGCACGTTACTAAATTCTGTTTCTACTAAACCAGGATCTACTGAAGTCACGCGCACTGGCGTTCCTAGCAAATCTTGCTTCAATCCTTCAGTAATAGCTCTAACTGCGGCTTTGGAACCACAGTAAACATTGCCGCCTGGGTAAGTTTGATGACCAGCGATTGAGCCAAGGTTGACTACATGACCTCTACCGCGACTGACCATTCCTGGTACTATGTGGCGGGTCATATAAAGCAAGCCTTTGATATTAGTATCGATCATTTCTTCCCAGTCTTGAATGCTGCCTTCGTGGAGTTTATCTAAACCGCGACTTAGGCCAGCATTATTAATTAGAACGTCTACATCAGACCAAGATGGGGGTAGAGAAGAAATGGCAGATTCTACTTGCTCGCGATCGCGCACATCCATCTGCAACAAATGCATCTCGTTGTTAAACTCTTTACCAAGCTTGGCGGCAAGTTCTTCGAGGCGATCGCGGCGTCTAGCAGCTAGAATTAGTTTCGCGCCAGACGAGGCAAAAATATTGGCGCAAGCTGCACCAATGCCACTACTCGCCCCTGTGATAAAGACGATTTGATTTTGGATGGATGTGTTTTTGCTCATAGGTAATGGGTAATCGGTAATGAGAAGACAACCGAATGGGGGTAAGCAAGTCAAAAGCATTCCCAGGCAGGGCCTGGGAACGAGGGCAAAGAATTAATTACCAAGTGCCAATTACCAACTACCAAGTTATTTTAATACTTGCAGGCGTTGGGTAATCATCGTCATGCCGTCAGCCCGCAATAAGACAGCGGAAATCCAGTAATTGCCTTGTTTAGCAGGAGCTTTACCCATCTTGAAGATGCCGCCAGATGAGAGTAACTCCAGATCGAAATTACTGGGTTTGAGATAGCGATCGCTCTGTACGGGTTCTTCTAGTGCCGAACCCAGCAGCAGATCGTCGCCTAGAGGTTCTTTGACAATCGCATCAAAGCTATACTCCTGACCGCTGCGAACCTGCTGCGGTAACTTGATTTCTACTTCTGGAGGTTTTGCCCCAGAAGTAAGCTGGGTGCGCTCTGTGAGAATATCTTGGCGGACAATTTTTGTGCCTTCAAAAAGTTGGCGCGATCGCACGCTTGACTCAAGTTTCGTGTCCTTGCCATCCACTAACTGGCTTCCAGCGATCCGAGTCACCGTTTCGGCGACAAAACCATTAGCCCCGGGTTCCCACGACTGGAGTTCTGTACGATAGGTCAGCTTTGGGTAACGCTTCCACAGTTCGCTTAAAGCCTTTTCTACCGAAGGGCGAGTTAAGCCGTCGGAGTGGCTAAAATTCGGGCTGTAGAACTGCATCACCGACTGGACGTTTTTGCTATTAGCAGCGGCATCAATTTGCGTCAGGGTGTTTTTGAGCTGGGATGGTGCTTTATCCGGACTTTCTGCCCGGACGTTAGTGGTTATTAAGACACAGCTACACCCAACCATTAAACTGAGGATGGGTGCAATGAATCGCGCAGAGTGGGTTACAGGGTTACGCATCGGTGATAATCAGCTATCAGCAGACTTTAGGCTTTAAACTTCACTTTAGACAATAGAGCTATCCATGTCTGTAGTCCATAGTTCATAGAGTATAGTCGCTAATCCGCTTATCCACAGTGATTTTGGAATACAGCCAAGGGTAATTTGGAGAACTAACACGATGTCGAACGCATCAAAAAAATTGCTAATAGCGGCGAGTGGCACGGGGGGGCATCTATTTCCGGCGATCGCACTAGCCCAACAACTGCCAGACTACAAAATTGAGTGGTTGGGCGTCCCCAACCGACTAGAAACCCAGCTTGTACCAAAGGAGTATCCCCTCCACGCTATTGAGGTGGAAGGATTTCAACAACGCTTTGGACTGGGAACGTTGGGCATTTTGCTGCGGCTGACTGGTTCAATCCGCTATGTGCGCGAACTGCTAAAAGAAGGACAATTTGATGGATTGTTCAGCACGGGGGGCTACATTGCCGCACCAGCAATTATTGCGGCGCGATCGCTAGGCTTGCCTGCGATTATGCACGAATCCAACGCCCTCCCCGGCAAAGTGACCCGCTGGCTGAGTCCTTGGTGTACTAAAGTGGCTATCGGTTTTGAATATGCGGCACACTATCTACCCCGTACCGGAACGGTGTATGTAGGGACTCCGGTGCGATCGCAGTTTCTTTCACCGCAAAAACTAGATCTGCCAATTCCTGACGACGCCTTTTTGATTGCGATCGCAGGTGGTTCTCAAGGCGCGGTTGCCGTCAATCAATTAGTAAGACAATGCGCCCCAGCTTGGATAGAAGCAGGTGCGTGGATTGTCCACCAGACAGGAGATAACGACCCAGAAGCCCAAAGTTTCCAACACCCGCATTATTTTTCCCTACCTTTCTATAGCAACATGGCGGGACTGCTGCAAAGAGCTAATTTAGCAATTAGCCGCGCTGGGGCTGGAACGCTTACGGAACTTGCAGTAACGAAGACTCCTGCAATTTTGATTCCTTATCCTTTTGCTGCTGAAGATCACCAAGTTTATAATGCCCAAATGTTTGCCTCGACTGAGGCAGCTTTGGTTTTCCGGCAATCGGAAATAACACCCGAATTGTTAGAAACTAAGGTGCTGAACTTAATGCGATCGCCAGCACAAGTTGCACAAATGGCCCAACGCACTGGGGCGCTAGCAGTTACCGACAGCGCCGAACGTCTGGCACAAATGGTACGTGAAATGCTTGCTTAAGTGGCGCTATGTTCGGTCACGCGATGGCATTTATAAATCGTTCGACCGACCTACTGTATGGGGTTCGCGATTAGTTTTGGGGGAACGCATAGGCTGTTCGCGTTTGCGGGTTAAACCACCCAGACCAGCCAAACCTAGCAAGCCTAACCACCCCAAATTAAAATCGCGATCGCGTTGTGTTTGTGTTTCCACAACATCATTCTGAAGGGGAGCTACGTCTGTATTAGGTCGCTGAGTAGGAGTATCTGTATTTTGAGCAGAAGCAGGAAGGCTTAAAGACAAAATGGCCAAATTCGCTGCAAAAACTCCAGAGAATAAAACTTTAGACAATTGGGAGCGATTCATAATTCATCCTCTATGTTCTTTCTCCCTTAAAGCTATCGGCTGGCGCTAGGAACAAAATCAATCTGTAGCTGTAAACTCACAGGATAAACCGTATTACTGTAGGGATAGAAACCTTGTGGGTGATACTATTGCGGTATATTACTGCAAGGGTTTTTCTATATGAAATTTAAATTTATTGCCACAGTTGTATTGCTAGCCTCAAGCGGGTTCGTGGCTCCGGCTGAGGCTCAAAATCGTGAGAACATTTCGCCGATACAGCCATCTGCTCAAACTCAACCAAGTAGCGATCGCGTTCTGCAAGCTTGTTCCCGCGACGCTGCTGATACTCTACCCAGCCCATTTATCGATGTGTCGCCTAACGACTGGGCGTTTAAAGATGTACTGAGTATATATTACTGCGGTGCTTATAGAGGCTCGATTCCTCCAGATAAGGCTAGAGAGTTGCAACAACAATCTAGCAACCAAAATCGACAAGTTTAAACTGTAACGGATATTGGTGATTTTATACTTTAGAATAATTTTAAATTCCAAAGTTTAAAATCTCATACTTTTCAATTTTTTATTGGCGATCGCTAACTTTACCAGGGCTATTATTATGCGTGGTTTCACTCCTGCTATTTATTTTTTGGTTGCGATCGCTGTCTCGTCTTTAAGCTACATAGCTAATGCCAACCCAAGCACTACGGCTTCTACAAAAAATAGCGATACTTCAACCGATATTTTTACCCCCCAACTAGAGCAAATTAGAAACAGCCTGTCTCCAGGGTGGGTGATGCGCTTGCCATCTCAGCGTTCGATAGGGGATAAATTAAATGCTCAAAGTAGCAAATACATTCTTGGCGTCTATCCTTCAACGCCGGAAGCTGGTTTAACAGTTAGCATTTTTAGTTGCAAAGAGCAACAATCCTCTTGTTTAGTCGGCAGTTTTGTCGCCGCTGCCAAAGATTCAATTAATGCTCAAAATGAATTAAAAAAACATCAGGCGGCAGCTACGCCGATTACTCTAGCTAATAATGATAAGGGATATTTATTGGAGGGGATAAAACAACAGCCCGTATCTAGTTTTTCATCGGTGATGTGGGAGCAAGATAACCAAATATATACAGTCAGGTTCCCAAGCGAGTTGCGCCAGGATATCCTTTATATGGCTTATTCGATGAGCCGCGAAGTACCAATTGAAAGCGCGATCGCATTACAAAAAATACCTTTAGAAAATTCAGTTACAGTAAATAAAGGTGTAGAACCTGAGCCAAAAACTGAAGAAGTAACTATAAAATATTCTGGTAATTCTGTAGATAAAAGTATTGGAGAAAATGCAGCGCGATCGCCAAACCTTATTATCGCCCAAAATGAGCGCTTAGATAGCCAACCCTCGGATAAAAATGATTTAGCTAATCCTACCCCAACAAGTGTTTTACAAAATCGTCAGCCTATCCTAACAACAGCAAACCAATTGCGACAAGGTGAGGTTTTAACTAACGTCCGCTACCGCCAATCTTTCCCATCAGGAAAGTCTAGCGATGTTGGTTTGACTGGTCAACCAACTTTAGGATTTACTTGGGGTGTAACTAACAACCTGGAGCTTACTTTAGAGGGACAAACAGTTGATAACTCAGGCCCGCGTCGCCAAGGGCCTTTCATTGCACAAAGGATAGATAGATTGGGGAATGGCCCCAACTTTTTTCAAGAAATTACCTTACAGGCAAAGCACAGAATTTGGCAGAATGAGGAAGGGACACAAGCTATCAGCGGTGTAGTTGCTACTTCAATAGGAAATGCAAAACGCCCTTACACTTTTTCTGGCCCTGCTGCGTCAAGCGTAAAAAATGAGGGAGTAGTTACTTCGCTAGAGTTGCCTTATACAATCGCACCGGATGAGCGTTTGCAGTTGACTTTTTCACCAAAAATTGCATTTTTACCAGAAAGTAATGCTTTATATTTTAATCGTCCTCCAATCGCCAATCCTGGTTCTTTTGGTACTACCTTTGGCTTGGCAGGAGGTGTTAGCTATCGCATCAATCCAAGGCTGATATTATGGGGAGATGCATTTGTTCCGGTAACAGGTAATAACACAATTAGCCGCGAGACGGGATTGCCTGCTCGAACTATTGCTTTTAATGCAGGAATGCGGTACTTAGTCAATCCTAGATTGTCTACAGATTTATTTGTTTCTAATACTTTAGGTAATACAGGTGCTTTGTCTGTAGTAGCCGATAGAGCTTTGGCTTCTGTGGGTTTAGGCGTTACGTTTTTACCAGGAATTACCGGAGCCAATCGCCGCTACTCTCAACATTTTGATTCCACTCAGCAGCCACCTCCTAATACTCCGGCTGGATTTGCTTTGTTAGATGGCGGTAATGTTCCTAGCCAACAGATGCGCGTGACTTTGCAAGCAGGCGGACAGGGGATATTAAGTGGAATTAGATACGGAATTTTAGATGATTTGGAAATTGGGGCTTTTCTAGATAGTATTCCCGGCACTATAGATGAATCTGAGTTAGGATTTAGCGGAAAAATACGATTTTTGCATCAAGCAGATGGCGACCCGCTTACACTAAGCGGCGCGGTGACAATAGCACGTTCAAATAATGTGCTTGTAAATCTAATTAATAATAATCGCAATGAATTTAAAGAACAAGGTTTGAAGAAGGGTGGGTTTGCTTTTAGTAACGAAGAAGAGGGGGAATTGTTTATTGTCACTCTCTCTACGCCTATGAACTATCAATTTAAAGGTGGAAGTGCGCTATGGCTAACTCCTACTGTGGCATACGTGCAACGCAATGGATTGCAAATGGCGGGATTCAATGTAGGAGCCTCGGTTCCCGTAGTCAAAAACTTGGATGCGATCGCAGAAGCTGGTATAGACTTAAGCGGTAAGGGTAACGCTTTTATTGGCAATACTAGGGAGACAGTTATTCCCTGGATTTTAGGCTTGCGTTGGAATCCTTCCTCGGTTTTAGGTTTTTCAGATAGAAATATATTTTCTGGTTTGCAATTGGAAGCATACCTTACAAATCGTCTCGGTGCGACGCCTTTTCAAAGCCTAAGAGTAGCCGCCGATAATGAAACGACATTTGGCGTCGGCGTGGTGCTACCAATCAATCTTAGGTAATAGTTTTAGTTCAGATCCCCGACTTCTTGGAGAAGTCGGGGATCTCGCGGGGTTAAAAAGCTTGCAACTTGTATTGAGAGTTTGGTAAACCAAAAGAACTCAAAATTTCGGACATTTTGCCATCGATTGTCCAAGCATTATCGCTTTGCGCGATCGCTTTCACTACCATTCTTTGCGTCTCGTTTAATTCCTCTATTTTCACCTTAGCAGATACTTTTTTGCCAGTGAAAGCAAGATATAACAACATTTCAGCTATACTCAGGGCGCTGGATGCATCTACAAATTCTAGAGTTTGCATCAGGGGTGGGATGAGAAATGCGATCGCATCAGCTTTCAAATCCCCCAAACATTGGCTGACATCTGCCACAACATTACCATTCGCCCAAGGCAATTGGGAATACAATCCCGAAACTAATTGTGGTTCAGCCATCACATTTACCAGCACCTCTACCGCGTCGGGTGGGGTTTGCTCTTTAGCTAGTTTTGCCAGCGCCATTGCTGCTGCTAAAGTAACTAGATTATTTGCCTCCGAATTCATTATTGCTTCAAAAAGTTTTATCAGAGATTCAACTAATTCTGGTTGATGTACTGCTAAATTTCCCAAGCTCAACACCATGCTGGCTTTTACCCTTGGTTCTGCTTCTTGCTCTAAATGTTTAAACATCTGCGAGATGATTCCTACCACAGACTCTCTACAAAAAGCCAGCGTGTAAGCAGCAGTCATCCTAATATTTGGATCGTTATGTTCCAGCAAGTTTAAGTAAACATCTTTACCTGCATAAACTGCATCGCGAACGTTGTTTACCCAAATTAACTCTATTTCTTTTTCCAATTGATTTTTCACGAACTCTGGCGTATTTGGTTCCAGGGGTTCTTCGGAAATTTCATGTACATCTAGATACGATCTACCCTGCGCTAAGTATGCAAGCAACGTTAATATTTCATCTTTATCTTGTACAGTTTCACTTTGTAGCAGTTCTATCAAAAATGGAACGGCATATGATGTCGCTTCATAGACTGTACCTTGATGGCAAATATTGCTGTACAGCTCATTTATCGCCTTCCCACGAATGTCAGCATTATCTGATGCCAAGTTTCTAATCAACTCTGGGACATCATCAGCAGAACCATAAGCGTGAGTAAGTTGATGCCAGTTTATTGTTTCTAAGTCTTCCAACATAGATTTACTCCCCCTTTTGTTCTTTTTCTCTGTCTTTTTACCACAATAATCAAGAACGTTATCAGGGGTGCAAGTCAAAGCTTAAATTTCCTCCTTCTCATATTTGTAGTTGTCTTTCTGCTGCAACTATGCAATTAATATGCTTCGGAGGATAGATGCAAAGTTAGCTGTTTTTACGATTGGGCGATCGCTCTTTTTCTTGCTGCTGAGATAGCAACAGTTCTGGACTTTGGGAATTGGATAGTTCAGTTATCCTAATTTCTTCCTCCTGAGAACTGCCTAAAATTAAGTTAATAGTACGAGCGATCGCGCTTTTTGGATGTTTCTGAATATATCGCACAGAGAATGATGCGATCGCCACTCCCACTAAACCAGCGCCTAAGCTGAATAGAACCGAGAGTGTTAAATGATGCGGCGGGTTTAGACCAAAAGAAGGCTTGAAGTGAAACGGAATTAGTGTTAATTTTTGGTCTGGCTTTTCTGCAATGAGATAAGGTGATGCAGTAGCAGCAACACCAGCAGTACCAATTCCTACACCGACAATAGCAACGGTATTTTGTAATTCACGATCTCGTTTTTTTTCTTTTCTTTCATTATCTTGTAACGTTTGTTGCAGTTCGCGATCGCTATTTTTTTCTCTAATTTCTGCTTCGCGATCGCACTTGGCTTGTTCTATTTCAACTAAACCCCGTAATGTATTGATAAATTCGCCAATCAAGTCTTTACCTGGTTGGATATAGCTGAGGTAGGTTTCTATCTGGTCGAGGTAGCGTTTACAGGTAGTTTCGCCAAACTCTTGCCAAGTGGAAATATCGCCCGTTTGCCAGAATTTTTGTAAGTAATTTTGATAGTTTATCTGATTGGTTTTGATGGTGGTATAATGTGCTTGCAGATTTCTCAGTTGCCGTTGATACTGCATCGATAGTGATGGCATTAATTCTAGAAGTTTTTGCAGTTCTTCTAATGGCTGATCTGGCTTAAATTCTTTAATTTTGGCTTCTAGCTGACTATAAACTTTTCTGGCTTCACTATAACTTTCTCGCCCTTGCTTATAGGCATATTCAACTTTGTGATGAGTCCAAAGTAGTTCTCTCGTCCAATTATAACTATCAGAATTAACGCTAATTGATTTATTGTTTATTGAAACTAGCAACCGATAATGAGAAGTTGATTCTTTTGTAGCTTTATTAATTAATTCATATTCAAATAATGGCATTTCAAACAATCTTCCCTGCTTGACTAAATTCCCTTTGTATTCTGTATTTTCTAGGAATTTATCGATAATTTCTTGAGCTAAGTCTTTACACTTATTAATAGTTATTTCATCTTGCCCATAAAGCCAAAAAGTTTGCCCAATAAAGTTTACAGATTTCTCAAATAACAGAGAGTTTATCGATAAGTCTTTAATTTGTGCTGGAGTGATTTCTGGTAGTAAAAGAGTTAGATCAAAGGCATAGGTATCGTGGAGTAAAAATGGCTGTAATGAACCACTAATATTTAATTCTCGGAGTTTAATAGAAGTTAGTTTAATCGGTTGCTCATCTCTTGTGAGCCATTCATTGGTTAAGTTTAATGCACCTGGATTGTGTTTATAACTTTTTGAGTCTTTATCAGCCAGATAATAACAAGCTAACTGCGATTTAAATGCTGTTTCCTGCAATTCTGGGAAAGGTAAATCTTTGCCAATATTAATTAAATTTTCCCAGATTAATTCTGCCTTAGCTGAGGATCGATCGAGGGGATCGGCTAAAGTTTGACATAGGTGAAAAGTATAGACACTTAGGCTAAAGTTTCTCATACTGATGGTGGCGGTTTTGGGGAAGATTTGTCAGTATCATCAACTTGTACTGCTTGTTCAATTATCTTTATGAGTGACTCAGTTTTTTCTCCCGGTTTAGTATCAGATTCACTTCCAGCGATTCCTTTATTTACATTCATCAACTTAGTATTGTATTTTCGCTTAATCGCTGGTTTATCTTGTAGCCAATTTTCAATTATCTTGATATTATCTTCATCATTGTCTGTTAATTCATCTTTGAGAGAAGCTAGGGCATCTCTCAGGTTAATAAATAAATCAGCTTCTTGAATTAGTTGTTGGAAAATTTCTAATTTGCCGATGCTATTAGTCATGTTTTGCTCTCCTTTGCCAGCCGCACAGAAGCCAGCCCAATGATAGGGATTTTGATAGATTTTAGCATTGGCTCCTTGGGTTGCTTTGTCGTCTTCCAAGCAGTCTTGTAAGATTTGTCGCCAGTTATCGTCTAAAAGGTGACATTGGTTTGTCCAGTCGATGAAGCCTTGGATGTCGGTGTCTCGTACCCAGATTTGTGCCTGGTTTAATGCCAGGGCGAGTTTACCGGGTTGGTGGTAGAGGTTTTCATAGGTTTTGATTAGTAAAATCGCTGTGGAAAAAGCATTTACTGACCACAGGCTGACGTATAAGCTGGGGCTACCCGCCAAGAGGAAACCACTGGTAAGGCTGATGTATTCGTCGGTGTTGTCGAGTTGAACTTGTCCGGTTTCGCAGGCGGAAAGGGTGACTAGGCTGCATTCACTGAGGTTGAAATAGCGGAAGATTTCTTCTAAGGTAAGAGTGCCATCGGCTAGTTTTAAACCAGATTTTAGGGGATCGTTGGGGTTGAAAGAACCGTGACAAGAAAAGAACAGATGATGGCTGTTGGCGACTCGTTCGGCTATTTCTAATTTTTCCTCTGATTGTTCGCCTTTTTTGGCATTTTCTTTGCTTAAAATTTCTGGGTTGGGGAAAATATTTTTGATGCTTTCTACTTCCATGTCAGCAGCCATCAAGTCCTCTGTGGGGTTTTGAATGGCGAAAAATTTATCGAATTTACCCCGTTTGTACTTTTGGACTTGGTGGAGAATTTGGCAACTGGGGGCGTAGGAAACTCCACCGGGAAAGGCATCTATTAAATATTTGGGGGTGTTGTTGGTAACTGGGAGGGCGTGGAGAGGGAAGAGGTGGAGGTAGCGGTGGGGAATAAGGATTAGTTTATCGCAGGTTTTGGGAATGGAATTGAGTATTTCATCAATGTGGAGGATTTGGGCTAGGTTAGCTAGTTGGGTTTCTAGGCTGTTTTGCCATTGTTCACGGTTACTATAATAATCTCTTAAATATTCCCTAGTCCAATCAATTAATTTATTTAAATCAGACTCACCAAATTCTAAATATAGCGGTTTTAAGTTATTTTTAGTGATGATGAAAATACAAAAGAAATTACCTAAAATGTACCATTCTACAATTACTGTTTCTTCATTTGTTAATTCTATAATTTGCCTAAATTCTAGAAATTTATAAGGATATTTAGAAAGAAACTCTTGACGCAACTGATTAATTTTATCATGATTGGGGTCAGTCGATTCAGCTAATAATTTACTTTGTTCGTCAATTTCTTTTTGTATTCGTTGTAAATCCTCAGACAAAAGTCCTAAGCTTTGACCTTGATAATTTAATTCT
Coding sequences:
- a CDS encoding WGxxGxxG family protein; protein product: MNRSQLSKVLFSGVFAANLAILSLSLPASAQNTDTPTQRPNTDVAPLQNDVVETQTQRDRDFNLGWLGLLGLAGLGGLTRKREQPMRSPKTNREPHTVGRSNDL
- the murG gene encoding undecaprenyldiphospho-muramoylpentapeptide beta-N-acetylglucosaminyltransferase, whose amino-acid sequence is MSNASKKLLIAASGTGGHLFPAIALAQQLPDYKIEWLGVPNRLETQLVPKEYPLHAIEVEGFQQRFGLGTLGILLRLTGSIRYVRELLKEGQFDGLFSTGGYIAAPAIIAARSLGLPAIMHESNALPGKVTRWLSPWCTKVAIGFEYAAHYLPRTGTVYVGTPVRSQFLSPQKLDLPIPDDAFLIAIAGGSQGAVAVNQLVRQCAPAWIEAGAWIVHQTGDNDPEAQSFQHPHYFSLPFYSNMAGLLQRANLAISRAGAGTLTELAVTKTPAILIPYPFAAEDHQVYNAQMFASTEAALVFRQSEITPELLETKVLNLMRSPAQVAQMAQRTGALAVTDSAERLAQMVREMLA
- the lepB gene encoding signal peptidase I; protein product: MMPKEPWLAVNLSLFFPGIGQIYAGERLRGMFLMLMQAVMIAIAAWSLFSATGNTVVGGVCLLPILFIYLFSLFDARDCVNKRIEQSQRELIPVINKDPWFAVLLSFILPGLGQLYIKKIVSGAIFLFLTTLCFSVAATFSQLLIFAAAIAAIACYHAYITFPRQHTISKQHIILIIVGLTLAFRLTISYFPSWLSRQIDIFSIPSNSMQPTLQVGDKILVRKSNYYLPKRGDLIVFEEPLAAQILDKDVTNQTKHFFIKRVIGEPGQFVRVSNGVVYINDQPLREHYIAEPPAYQWEEEAVPGSSYFVMGDNRNNSLDSHVWGFLPSQNIVGKAYKIYWPPKRIRSLNFRN
- a CDS encoding SDR family oxidoreductase; this encodes MSKNTSIQNQIVFITGASSGIGAACANIFASSGAKLILAARRRDRLEELAAKLGKEFNNEMHLLQMDVRDREQVESAISSLPPSWSDVDVLINNAGLSRGLDKLHEGSIQDWEEMIDTNIKGLLYMTRHIVPGMVSRGRGHVVNLGSIAGHQTYPGGNVYCGSKAAVRAITEGLKQDLLGTPVRVTSVDPGLVETEFSNVRFHGDSDRANKVYQGLTPLTPEDIADVVFFCVTRPAHVNISEILLVPTDQATATLVHRRS
- a CDS encoding nuclear transport factor 2 family protein — translated: MRNPVTHSARFIAPILSLMVGCSCVLITTNVRAESPDKAPSQLKNTLTQIDAAANSKNVQSVMQFYSPNFSHSDGLTRPSVEKALSELWKRYPKLTYRTELQSWEPGANGFVAETVTRIAGSQLVDGKDTKLESSVRSRQLFEGTKIVRQDILTERTQLTSGAKPPEVEIKLPQQVRSGQEYSFDAIVKEPLGDDLLLGSALEEPVQSDRYLKPSNFDLELLSSGGIFKMGKAPAKQGNYWISAVLLRADGMTMITQRLQVLK
- a CDS encoding CHAT domain-containing protein, which codes for MYKENYIEESIQALEIASQIYVRLNCSMQWAESQNNLGVAYSNKQQNSVEDNLQKAIIAFSGASQVYHLLGNKYKYLEAKFNLGIAYEKSNQLLAAYECFQETIEVVNFSRNIVFPSLDNGQVLTEIYGRNIPSKTKNYHNDIIDIININDNLIVNDVAGFIQGEILSDQEYKQKLNEINNHLYQSMVKICIKIEKYAEAVEYAERSKVRILLEMQAIKELNYQGQSLGLLSEDLQRIQKEIDEQSKLLAESTDPNHDKINQLRQEFLSKYPYKFLEFRQIIELTNEETVIVEWYILGNFFCIFIITKNNLKPLYLEFGESDLNKLIDWTREYLRDYYSNREQWQNSLETQLANLAQILHIDEILNSIPKTCDKLILIPHRYLHLFPLHALPVTNNTPKYLIDAFPGGVSYAPSCQILHQVQKYKRGKFDKFFAIQNPTEDLMAADMEVESIKNIFPNPEILSKENAKKGEQSEEKLEIAERVANSHHLFFSCHGSFNPNDPLKSGLKLADGTLTLEEIFRYFNLSECSLVTLSACETGQVQLDNTDEYISLTSGFLLAGSPSLYVSLWSVNAFSTAILLIKTYENLYHQPGKLALALNQAQIWVRDTDIQGFIDWTNQCHLLDDNWRQILQDCLEDDKATQGANAKIYQNPYHWAGFCAAGKGEQNMTNSIGKLEIFQQLIQEADLFINLRDALASLKDELTDNDEDNIKIIENWLQDKPAIKRKYNTKLMNVNKGIAGSESDTKPGEKTESLIKIIEQAVQVDDTDKSSPKPPPSV
- a CDS encoding S-layer protein, which gives rise to MKFKFIATVVLLASSGFVAPAEAQNRENISPIQPSAQTQPSSDRVLQACSRDAADTLPSPFIDVSPNDWAFKDVLSIYYCGAYRGSIPPDKARELQQQSSNQNRQV